The genomic region CTTGCTTGGAACTACTGTCTGCTGGTTCTTGTTGGATATTGCATACTACAGTTCAAACCTATTCCAGAAGGATATCTTTAGCGCAATCGGTTGGATTCCCCCAGCTCAAACAATGAATGCAATTCATGAAGTATTTGTTATTGCAAGAGCACAGACACTTATCGCCTTATGCGGTACAGTTCCTGGATACTGGTTTACAGTGGCTTTTATTGATAGAATAGGAAGGTTTATCATCCAATTGATGGGATTCTTCTTCATGACTGTGTTTATGTTTGCGCTGGCAATACCTTATCATCACTGGACACTGAAGGATAACAGAATTGGGTTCTTGATCATGTACTCACTGACATTCTTCTTCGCGAATTTTGGACCCAATGCCACAACATTTGTAGTGCCAGCTGAGATTTTCCCAGCAAGATTAAGGTCAACTTGCCATGGAATATCAGCAGCTTGTGGAAAGGCAGGTGCTATTGTTGGTTCATTTGGGTTCTTGTATGCTGCACAGAGTACTGACCCTACAAAGACTGATGCTGGTTATCCAACTGGGATCGGAATGAAAAATTCACTTATTGCGCTTGGTGTGATCAAtttctttggaattttgttCACTCTGTTGGTGCCCGAGTCAAAGGGGAAATCTCTGGAGGAGCTAACAGGAGAAAATGAGGATGAACCACAAGAAGAAGCTATTTCAAGTAGGACAGTTCCTGTATGATTTGGCTACTATAAAGAAGGTATTATCTTGTAATGGAAAATTAATGTAACTTCTCAGGTTTTAGTTTATCATGCCTCTCTGTGCTGAATAAGTATCGACATAAtgtaagaatatatatatagtgcaATCTCAGATCCATTTATCAAGGTTTTATTCATGATAATTTAGTATGGTTGCTTGCCGGGTTGATTACATAATACCATTATAGttataagttataaattatattttgcaaGAAATTTATGAATGTAAATGTAATTTAAATATACCCTATGGTCCGTTCCAGCACCTAATCTTCAAAGCTTATCCACTAATGGAGAAATTATGATATAATAGTCTCTTACATAGTTATAAATTAGGACAATTAGAACTTCAACATGCTAGCTTTTCCTTTGCATCACAGGAAGGATCCCAGGACTTCCCattaaaaatgtatatatacacAATGCTAGGAGATGAGgtttcaaattggaattcaTAAAAATCTGATGTATTCTACTTGACCTTTAaaccatatatataaatacagtTGATGTGTGCTATAATTTAATTGCACAGGTTAGAATTCAAAGCAATTTGTACATCTGAAATCCAATAGAATTATGGGGAGATATAATTTGGCTGGGTGATAACGTAAATCATGGGATGAGCCTGATTAGAGGAACAATTAAACAGTAcatttataataagataacAAGACATCATCTGGCACATCATTAGAAACTATGGCTGAAGCATGAGAACATGCCAAATATATACAATATTGAGTTCAACAAGAACAACTgccaaaataatatatatgagtTTATAATAGTAGGCCATGATGGTGTAAGGGAAGCAATCATACTTTAGGAGCACTGTCAGAATGCAGTTCTATGCGCATTTGCTCAACAAGCAGCTTTTCGATAACCTCCACAAAGCTCAACAGGTTAAGCCGCATTTGTATGTCCAAGGAATTCACCACTTCCTAATGAATTGAAATCACACAACCAAAGGAGAGATGagataaaattctaataaaaaatccatcacatatatatatcGTTACAAGAATTTTTCCAAGATGTTCCAAGAAAACTCAAACGTTTTGGGAATTTAAGCCACATGCATGCATGCATCACTGGTGAAAATGTCTCGTACCATGATTATATGTTTCGTTTATGgatcatttttgtttttcaggAAATCTGGACACCATAATGCAGAATAACTTGAATATGCGTCATTCATGATTGAATTGGTTTAGTGCACATTTGGGCtcatataaatacaaatcagATTAGCTACAGGTATGTTTAGCTTCACCAATTACTTTCAtacatcaaaataataaaactttcaTACTAAACACTTATCTTCATTGCTAGAGTCAAAAGATCATTTAACTTGAGCATGATCTGTATTTTGCACCCCATCATGCTTgacatttttatttagttgttATAGAGTCACTCAAGGGGACTGGATTTAAAATCTCTAACAATCCTCAGGGTAATGCCAATTTCCGGGCAACACATCAAAGTTTtaactattaataataaataattccaATGATAGGCAAAACCCAGTACTCCCATAGCACACAACTACTATATTAACAACTGCCTGATGCCCCTTGAGGCTAAATAGTTTGTCCTTGGAAAGACATTCTAAGGATCATAATTCTAATGAAGAATCTGGTAACTAAGACATTCATTTTAAGGCCCATTTAAAATATCAGAAATTTGAACATGTAAGGTTAATTCTTCGAAAAGCAAAATAGAAGATATGAATGCACACCTCAACCCTGCAAAGAAAGCTTAATGAAATTTCCTTTGAGTGGTGGTTTGAGCTCTTGAGGGATATCAACTTCAGTGGAGATCTTGATACGGGCCAACCTTGGGATAACTTTATAAATGCATCAACTCCACCAACCAAATGAGCTACAACTGTCTCATCTCTATCCAAGTACTCGAAGGAGTACCTGCATTAGGATCTCAGTTATTCTATCTCATTTACATGAAATACCTCAACTGTCTGATATCGTAATGGATCTGTGTCAATTTCAGAATGTTAATACTTGAAAGCTATACCTTCAACATAACACTCTTACCTTGATTTATTTGAACTCTTCACCACCAATCGTCTCAAAGTGAACTGAATAATTCTATCTTGCACTTTTCTTACAAGCCACCCCAAGGAAGACCTGGTCTCTGACTCAGTTAATGCTGAGTATAAAAATTCTTTCCTGCAAAATAGCAAAAGAATATTTCTCAATAAACCTAAAGCAACAGCATTGCAGAGCAAATACAATGAAGAGAATCTGATAACAAACTCAATGCTTTAGTCTTATGGCTACACACGTATAATCATCTTGTTGACTAATCATGAAGCACAAATTAATGCACACTAACATCTATAATATTACAGCATTACTAGTTCTTACATCCATGTATAGCTGGAAGACTTATAGACTAGCCAAGAAAGTTTTGGACAGAAGTGTTAGCTGGCAACTCGTCTCTGTTGCTTGAAGTGTACTAACATAACTAGTAAGACTGTAAATCAATTACAAACCCATTGCACCAACTGTAACACTGCCCTCAAATCATGTATCCTAAAGCTGTGTATCAAAACCCAcattatatttcatattagTTGGAACATGACAAGCAAGTTTACCATCATCTGTTCATTCACAGccataatttttgaattagcAGCCTAATAAAGGATATGACTTAACATCTTACAGAAGACTAAAAAGATAAGTTAATTGTTCAAATTGTCTCTTATCATGGAAAAAGATATTGGTCTcaacaaattataatttcaatagATTATGTAAATAGGTATATGAAACTATATCACATGTGAAAAGGCATCCTGTAAAAGCAGCCACATAGAAGTTTTGGGTTTTTTTATGCAAATGGTCAAACTAAGAAGGATAATTTCCCTTAAAATGGGAGTAGTTCATGCATCATTGTCCAACAAAAACAATTTCAGCAgcaggagaaagaaaaagaagaagaagaataacaaaagaaagcaCGACATAAACTTAAAAGGGAAATATACTGGTAAAAGCAAACCTGAAAGATTTTGCACCATCAACAATATCAGATATGTAAATATCATTTGGAAATATCTGGATAAAACTGATGAGAGGGTCAAAAACCAACCTAAGATCCATCAATTAGTAATAAATGCAGATCAGAAAATGTATGAGTACCTCAACATTCTTAAGCTCCATAGTTCCGCTAACTACTTCTATCAGCAATTCGTGATTTACTTCAGATGGCTCAGCAGTATCTTCAGTCTTATGTTGGCACATTACATCATCTAATTTTGGAAGATAAGTCCGCAATGACAATCTAATACAGGAGCCATCAAATTCAATAACCTTTAGACCTGACAGTGCCTCTTCAATCTGTTCCACAGCATCAACcctaaaaatatgattaaagaAGCAAGTAAAAAATCTCATGCAAGTCATTAACTATGCAAATAACAAAATGATAAAGTCACTGAGTTACCTTTTGAATACTGAATCAAAATCCTGTAAAgacttcaaaatcattttgcttTTCGCAATCTGATCATCAAGCTTTGAAATCTGCATGGTGTACCAACCTCATAAATTAACATTGATGAACAGAATCTCAGGGAAACAGCTCCAGAAATAGATCCGAAGTTTAGC from Ricinus communis isolate WT05 ecotype wild-type chromosome 9, ASM1957865v1, whole genome shotgun sequence harbors:
- the LOC8285032 gene encoding uncharacterized protein LOC8285032; translation: MDNNLDLNSIICGIKDLEEIYSGCNGDTEMLSSHSDQVLEDCALHLESKVQQIMSECSDFNFLGIEDLDAFVEHLKEELSTTMSETAKISTEIEALNRNHMEDFTRLESDIEMLKCSLDFISSKDVEKEKEVACREDLYSTDAHRDYEFEISKLDDQIAKSKMILKSLQDFDSVFKRVDAVEQIEEALSGLKVIEFDGSCIRLSLRTYLPKLDDVMCQHKTEDTAEPSEVNHELLIEVVSGTMELKNVEIFPNDIYISDIVDGAKSFRKEFLYSALTESETRSSLGWLVRKVQDRIIQFTLRRLVVKSSNKSRYSFEYLDRDETVVAHLVGGVDAFIKLSQGWPVSRSPLKLISLKSSNHHSKEISLSFLCRVEEVVNSLDIQMRLNLLSFVEVIEKLLVEQMRIELHSDSAPKV